One segment of Rhodopirellula baltica SH 1 DNA contains the following:
- a CDS encoding glutamine synthetase beta-grasp domain-containing protein has protein sequence MTKCKLEYIWLDGYQPTQSMRSKTKIVEDFSGKVEDAEMWSFDGSSTEQAPGGASDCLLKPVFCLPDPDRLGTGFLVMCEVMNADGTPHRSNGRATIKDDDNDFWFGFEQEYTIFDPETKKPIGFPAEGFPGPQGPYYCSVGAGKAVGREIVEEHLELCLQAGLNVEGINAEVMMGQWEFQIFAKGAAQAGDEIWLARYLLDRTGEKYGMEINYHCKPVKGDWNGSGMHANFSNTTLRTCGSKEVYEAICQAFEPRITEHIDVYGADNDQRLTGLHETQSIDKFSYGISDRGASIRIPIATVEKGWKGWLEDRRPASNADPYMVASAIIATVKTANVPAGV, from the coding sequence ATGACCAAGTGTAAGTTGGAATACATCTGGCTCGACGGCTATCAACCGACCCAGAGCATGCGCAGCAAAACCAAAATCGTCGAAGACTTCAGCGGCAAAGTGGAAGATGCCGAAATGTGGTCGTTCGACGGTTCGTCAACCGAACAAGCGCCCGGTGGAGCCAGTGACTGCTTGCTGAAGCCCGTCTTCTGCCTTCCCGATCCGGATCGTTTGGGCACCGGCTTCTTGGTGATGTGCGAAGTGATGAATGCCGATGGCACGCCTCACCGCAGCAACGGCCGTGCAACGATCAAAGACGATGACAATGACTTCTGGTTCGGTTTCGAACAGGAGTACACGATCTTCGATCCAGAAACCAAGAAACCAATCGGCTTCCCTGCTGAAGGTTTCCCAGGACCTCAAGGTCCTTACTACTGCTCGGTCGGTGCTGGCAAAGCAGTCGGTCGTGAAATCGTCGAAGAGCACCTCGAACTGTGCTTGCAAGCTGGCTTGAACGTCGAAGGCATCAACGCCGAAGTCATGATGGGCCAGTGGGAATTCCAAATCTTCGCCAAGGGCGCAGCCCAAGCTGGTGACGAAATTTGGCTCGCACGCTACTTGCTGGATCGCACCGGCGAGAAGTACGGCATGGAAATTAACTACCACTGCAAACCAGTCAAAGGTGACTGGAACGGCAGCGGCATGCACGCCAACTTCAGCAACACGACCCTGCGTACGTGCGGCAGCAAAGAAGTTTACGAAGCGATTTGCCAAGCCTTCGAGCCTCGTATCACCGAGCACATCGATGTTTACGGTGCTGACAACGATCAGCGTTTGACCGGTTTGCACGAAACGCAATCGATCGACAAGTTCAGCTACGGCATCTCGGACCGCGGTGCATCGATCCGCATTCCAATCGCCACGGTTGAAAAGGGCTGGAAGGGCTGGTTGGAAGATCGTCGCCCAGCTTCGAACGCTGACCCATACATGGTTGCCAGTGCAATCATCGCAACGGTCAAGACAGCCAACGTCCCAGCCGGCGTTTGA
- a CDS encoding DUF1559 domain-containing protein translates to MKRFRLPPKGFTLVELLVVIAIIGVLVGLLLPAVQAAREAARRMSCSNNFKQLGLAMHNYHSAYNQLPIHGVGTGSTDGGAAPFGSTARTSNWWTNYGDANAWRLSMLVGLTPFVEQQGLWEEISNPSLINALDLTTPLTTPWPAMGPTVEHLQYRPWMTNLPMLRCPSDPGQGLPGQGRTNYGACLGDSMEWSVRGTKLHHDPSGEKVSDNGWSQRSRAADRGMFVPHTTSKFRDVLDGLSNTIAMAELITDLGDRDTRGIQSINGNPPNEVRLNPNFCVEDGQIDPERPQFWLAGTPIQGVNGGRGYKWADFRPNFSGIHTIAPPNAAICGGNNAGQTGMFPPSSRHQGGAHILMGDGAVKFITDSIDAGNQNHEMVWQNASMATAKPGSKSPYGVWGALGTKGAREIIDEEF, encoded by the coding sequence ATGAAGCGTTTTCGTCTTCCACCGAAGGGTTTCACTTTGGTGGAGCTTTTGGTGGTCATCGCCATCATTGGCGTTTTGGTGGGGCTACTGCTACCTGCAGTGCAGGCAGCCCGAGAAGCAGCTCGTCGGATGAGCTGCAGCAATAATTTCAAGCAGTTGGGGTTGGCGATGCACAACTACCACTCGGCGTACAACCAGCTTCCAATTCATGGAGTTGGGACCGGTAGTACCGACGGTGGAGCAGCGCCTTTTGGTAGCACGGCTCGGACTTCAAATTGGTGGACGAATTATGGCGATGCTAATGCTTGGCGATTGAGCATGTTGGTTGGGCTAACTCCGTTCGTTGAGCAGCAAGGATTGTGGGAGGAGATTAGCAATCCGAGTCTGATCAATGCTCTCGACCTAACCACGCCTTTGACAACGCCGTGGCCAGCAATGGGGCCAACGGTGGAGCACTTGCAGTATCGCCCGTGGATGACCAACCTTCCCATGCTTCGCTGTCCAAGCGATCCCGGACAAGGCCTGCCAGGTCAAGGTCGTACGAACTATGGCGCGTGCCTGGGGGATTCGATGGAGTGGTCTGTGCGTGGGACAAAACTGCACCACGACCCATCTGGGGAGAAAGTGAGCGACAACGGCTGGTCGCAACGATCGCGGGCTGCAGACCGAGGTATGTTTGTCCCACACACGACTTCCAAGTTCCGCGATGTTCTCGATGGTCTCTCCAATACCATTGCCATGGCGGAGTTGATTACTGATCTGGGCGATCGTGATACCCGGGGCATCCAGTCCATCAACGGCAATCCACCGAACGAAGTCAGATTGAATCCCAATTTCTGCGTCGAAGACGGTCAAATTGATCCGGAACGACCGCAGTTTTGGCTGGCGGGAACACCGATTCAAGGTGTGAATGGTGGGCGCGGCTACAAGTGGGCCGACTTCCGTCCCAATTTCAGTGGCATCCACACGATTGCTCCACCCAATGCGGCTATTTGTGGAGGCAACAATGCCGGGCAGACCGGGATGTTCCCGCCATCGAGTCGTCACCAAGGCGGGGCTCATATTTTGATGGGTGATGGGGCGGTCAAATTCATCACCGACTCAATCGATGCAGGGAATCAAAACCATGAGATGGTTTGGCAGAATGCATCAATGGCAACCGCGAAACCAGGGTCGAAGAGCCCTTACGGTGTCTGGGGAGCCTTGGGAACCAAAGGTGCTCGTGAGATCATTGACGAAGAGTTTTGA